The Alosa alosa isolate M-15738 ecotype Scorff River chromosome 9, AALO_Geno_1.1, whole genome shotgun sequence genome includes a region encoding these proteins:
- the LOC125300933 gene encoding retinoschisin-like isoform X2 has translation MKIKTRRVALLAILLLTQALIGVNTQEEEEQEEQEQEPEPEQEEEQEEPDIQEEESIETWTGRACTCDCEGGSPSGIPTFAPITTVAPPPPSRYFLECMPECPYHQALGFESGAVTSDQISCSKQEQYIGWFSSWTPEKARLNSQGYGCAWLSKFQDTSQWLQIDLKEVGVISGILTQGRCDADEWITKYSVQYRTDENLNWVYYKDTTGNNRVFYGNADRSSMVQNFLRPPIVARYIRLLPLGWHTRIAIRMELLMCLNKCA, from the exons ATGAAGATCAAGACAAGACGAGTGGCCCTGTTGGCTATCCTGCTCTTAACCCAAG CGTTAATTGGAGTTAACACTCAGGAG gaggaagagcaggaggaaCAGGAACAGGAACCGGAACCAGAGCAGGAAGAAGAGCAAGAGGAGCCAGATATTCAAGAAGAGGAGTCCATCGAGACTTGGACAGGAAGGGCCTGCACGTGTGATTGCGAGGGGGGCTCCCCGTCCGGGATCCCCACCTTCGCACCCATCACTACTGTGGCTCCGCCCCCACCCTCCCGCTACTTCCTGGAATGCATGCCAG AGTGTCCATACCACCAAGCCCTCGGCTTCGAGTCTGGCGCAGTGACTTCCGATCAAATCAGCTGCAGCAAACAAGAGCAGTACATCGGCTGGTTCTCTTCCTGGACTCCTGAAAAGGCTCGTCTTAACAGCCAAGGCTATGG GTGTGCATGGCTTTCAAAGTTCCAGGACACCAGCCAATGGCTCCAGATTGACCTAAAGGAAGTGGGTGTGATTTCTGGCATCCTGACCCAGGGCCGCTGTGATGCGGACGAGTGGATAACCAAGTACAGCGTCCAGTACCGCACAGATGAGAACCTCAACTGGGTGTACTACAAGGACACAACAGGGAACAACAGG GTGTTCTACGGGAACGCAGACAGGTCCTCAATGGTGCAGAACTTCCTGCGCCCGCCAATCGTGGCACGCTACATCCGCCTGCTGCCCCTGGGCTGGCACACGCGCATTGCCATCCGCATGGAGCTGCTCATGTGCCTCAACAAGTGCGCCTGA
- the LOC125300933 gene encoding retinoschisin-like isoform X1 — MDLCKLFCSLLLFALLLSIGLHFALIGVNTQEEEEQEEQEQEPEPEQEEEQEEPDIQEEESIETWTGRACTCDCEGGSPSGIPTFAPITTVAPPPPSRYFLECMPECPYHQALGFESGAVTSDQISCSKQEQYIGWFSSWTPEKARLNSQGYGCAWLSKFQDTSQWLQIDLKEVGVISGILTQGRCDADEWITKYSVQYRTDENLNWVYYKDTTGNNRVFYGNADRSSMVQNFLRPPIVARYIRLLPLGWHTRIAIRMELLMCLNKCA; from the exons ATGGATCTGTGCAAACTCTTTtgctctctgctcctctttgCGCTATTACTGTCGATAGGTCTCCATTTTG CGTTAATTGGAGTTAACACTCAGGAG gaggaagagcaggaggaaCAGGAACAGGAACCGGAACCAGAGCAGGAAGAAGAGCAAGAGGAGCCAGATATTCAAGAAGAGGAGTCCATCGAGACTTGGACAGGAAGGGCCTGCACGTGTGATTGCGAGGGGGGCTCCCCGTCCGGGATCCCCACCTTCGCACCCATCACTACTGTGGCTCCGCCCCCACCCTCCCGCTACTTCCTGGAATGCATGCCAG AGTGTCCATACCACCAAGCCCTCGGCTTCGAGTCTGGCGCAGTGACTTCCGATCAAATCAGCTGCAGCAAACAAGAGCAGTACATCGGCTGGTTCTCTTCCTGGACTCCTGAAAAGGCTCGTCTTAACAGCCAAGGCTATGG GTGTGCATGGCTTTCAAAGTTCCAGGACACCAGCCAATGGCTCCAGATTGACCTAAAGGAAGTGGGTGTGATTTCTGGCATCCTGACCCAGGGCCGCTGTGATGCGGACGAGTGGATAACCAAGTACAGCGTCCAGTACCGCACAGATGAGAACCTCAACTGGGTGTACTACAAGGACACAACAGGGAACAACAGG GTGTTCTACGGGAACGCAGACAGGTCCTCAATGGTGCAGAACTTCCTGCGCCCGCCAATCGTGGCACGCTACATCCGCCTGCTGCCCCTGGGCTGGCACACGCGCATTGCCATCCGCATGGAGCTGCTCATGTGCCTCAACAAGTGCGCCTGA